One genomic window of Spiroplasma endosymbiont of Diplazon laetatorius includes the following:
- a CDS encoding lipoprotein — translation MKKILTLLSAVSLTATASASVVACGEGNDNGGGTVEPPTTEFYKLNEIFVSKEIEEIQVTYNPNGNVTAEKIYQSIITKILELNYNNKESKIKEVESWTRMGNVLGRLTYFYSENGLNENFEKLKEVGVGLPVGENLIENFEFNLDLIHSDIINANKGQSWENSAKNITQKMEQGTVNVIIKKLVIKVIQ, via the coding sequence ATGAAAAAAATATTAACATTATTATCTGCTGTTTCATTAACAGCAACAGCATCTGCTAGTGTAGTGGCTTGTGGTGAAGGAAATGACAACGGTGGAGGAACTGTTGAACCACCAACTACAGAATTTTACAAATTAAATGAAATTTTTGTTTCAAAAGAAATCGAAGAAATTCAAGTTACATACAATCCCAACGGAAATGTTACTGCTGAAAAAATATATCAATCTATTATTACAAAAATATTAGAACTTAATTACAATAATAAGGAATCAAAAATCAAAGAAGTTGAATCGTGAACAAGAATGGGAAATGTTTTGGGGAGATTAACATATTTCTATTCAGAAAATGGACTAAACGAAAATTTTGAAAAGTTGAAAGAAGTTGGTGTTGGTTTACCTGTTGGAGAAAACCTGATAGAAAATTTTGAATTTAATTTAGATTTAATTCACTCTGATATAATAAATGCAAACAAAGGTCAAAGTTGAGAAAATTCTGCAAAAAACATCACACAAAAAATGGAACAAGGAACCGTTAACGTTATCATTAAAAAACTGGTTATTAAAGTAATACAATAA
- a CDS encoding holo-ACP synthase, with amino-acid sequence MMAKIGIDIVENKRISLDENFLKKFLHKQEIELINNLQSDEAKIQFASGRWAAKEAIIKCLEQKVVANTINITYRNEKPVIENKEFSTIELSISHEQNYSVAVALNI; translated from the coding sequence ATTATGGCTAAAATAGGAATTGATATAGTTGAAAATAAAAGAATTAGTTTAGATGAAAACTTTTTAAAGAAATTCTTACACAAGCAAGAAATTGAATTAATAAATAATTTGCAAAGTGATGAAGCAAAAATACAATTTGCTTCAGGAAGGTGAGCTGCAAAAGAAGCTATTATTAAGTGTTTAGAACAAAAGGTTGTTGCAAATACTATTAACATTACTTATAGAAATGAAAAACCAGTTATTGAAAACAAAGAATTCTCAACTATTGAATTATCAATAAGTCACGAGCAAAATTATTCTGTTGCAGTAGCTTTAAATATATAG